Genomic window (Alteromonas pelagimontana):
ACTATACGCTGCAAGCCAGTTATCTCGGCGCCCAACCATTCACGCAGGTTGTAACGGTTGAAGAGGGAGAAATTAACACCCTTACGATTACCTTAAGTAGTGGCAACAACGCCATTGCCGATATATTGGTGCGGGGGCAACGCAGTGGGCAGGCTAGCGCCATCAATCAGCAGCGGGTAGCTGATAACATTTCTTCGGTGGTGTCTGCCGATGCCATCGGCCAGTTTCCCGATCAAAATGCAGCGGAATCGTTACAGCGACTTCCTGGTCTCTCTATCGAACGGGATCAGGGCGAAGGCCGCTTTGTGGGAATTCGCGGCATTGATCCTAACCTTAACAACGTCACCATAAACGGCCTTAACATTCCTTCACCGGAGTCCGGCGTTCGCTCAGTCGCCTTGGACGTAATTCCTTCCGAGCTTATCCAGACCCTGGAAGTTTCAAAGTCGGTTACATCGGATATGGATGCCGATGCTATTGGGGGAACCATCGCGGTAAAAAGTGTCAGCGCCTTTGATCACAAAGAAGACACAGCCAGTCTTACCATTCAAGGCAGCCAAAATACGCTTCGCGATAAAACCAGCCCAAAGTTATCTGGCAGTATGACGCATAAATTCAGCCAGCAGGTAGGTATTGCGGCGGCGCTCTCCTGGTTTGATCGCGAGTTTGGTTCCGATAATATTGAGAGTAATGGCGATGATGAGCTGGAGCAAAGGTTTTATACAATTAATCGCGAACGGCTTGGCGGTGCAGTAAACCTGGATTATCGTCCAGATTTCAACAACCAATATTTTATTCGCACCCTTTACAGTGAATTTTCTGATGATGAATACCGCCAAGGGAACATCTTTACCTTCGATGAAGAAGATTCGGAAATTGCTCGTGAAAGCAAAGATCGATACGAAACCCAGTCTATTTTTACTGTCACTGCGGGGGGCGAACATCAGTTAGATGTTTGGGATCTGGCCTGGCAGCTGGGGTACGCAAAATCTGACGAGGATGAACCCGATGCCCTGTATTACACGTTCATCACCGAGAATGCGAGCATTGACGCTGATCTGGCGACTTCCATCCCGCAGGTTGTGCAAAACAACGATGCCATGGATCTGTCTACGTACGATTTAGACGAAATCAGCTTTGAAGATAATTACACTAAAGACGTTGAAACCAGCGTTAAGATTGATATTAAACGTGCCGTAGACTACGGCCGTTACAAAGGTGAGATTAAGTTTGGAACCAAGTACCGCAGCCGTGAGAAAGACCGGAATAGCCAAATTTTTATTTATGACGGCGATGTTGCGGGAATCGATTCAGCCACCTTTGGCACCAGCGCACCTGACTGGGGCCTGGGCGAGTTCGGGCCCGGTCTGAACCGCCAATTGTTACGCGAAAACTTCAACGAAAGCCGCAGTGAGCTTGAACTGGTTGCATTGGATTCAGAACTGGAATCTAAAGGTGCTTCTTACGTTAATGAAGAAGACATTTTTGCCGCCTATGCGATGACCAGCGTCGACATCGGTAAATTACACATTGTGGCAGGCTTACGGTACGAAATAACGGATTTTAGTACCCGTGGAATGCGTGTAGAACTGGTGGCAGACGAGCAAGCTGATATAGAACAAGTTGTGAACACGCCATGGGAAAGCGCGCGGGATTACGATTATCTGTTACCGAGTGTGAATCTGCGCTATTCAATTAGCGAAGACGTTATTATTCGCGCCGCCTTTACACAAACCCTTTCCCGCCCCAGCTTCGAAGATGTTGCGGCCTACCAGATTATTGAAACCACCACGCAGGAAGAAGAAGGCGGATTTGTTACCGAGCGGGAAGCGACTGTGGGTAACCCGCTGCTTAATCCCTACGAAGCGGATAATTTCGACCTTTCGGTGGAATATTATCCTGGGGATATCGGAGTGCTTTCAGCAGGACTGTTCTACAAAAAAATCGATAATTTCATTGTTTATGCTGACGTTGCCGGTAGTGAAGAATGGGTGGGCTACGATGAGGTTGTTCAGGCCATTAATGGTAGCTCAGCAGACTTAAGCGGCATCGAGCTTTCCTGGGTCAAAGCCTTCAACAACGGTTTTTTAGTTTCGGCTAACAGTACGTTTTCAACGTCTGATGCCACCACCCTGTTTGACGGTGAAGAGATAGACATGAGTTTGCCGAATCAATCGGATCGCGTTGGCAACCTCACCGTGGGATATGAAGCTAACGATTGGAGTCTGCGCCTGACCATGTCATATAAAAGCGAAAATCTGGAAGAGCTGGATGGTGACATGATCCGCATCGAAGACGACCACCAGCAAGTTGATTTTATGGCGAAATACTTTATCAACGAGGATATGCAGATTTACTTTAACGCCATTAACTTAAACGACGAGCCATTTTACCATTACTTCGACCAGCGCGATCGCAACGCGCAGTATGAAGAATATGGCAGAACGTTTCAGTTAGGTTTTACCTGGCAAATCCGCTAATCGCTTTAATTCCCGAACGCTTTGGCCAATTTAGATTAACCGACTGCGGTACCTATCCGTACCGCAGCAAAGGATGATACGTGAAGAAAATATCCGCCCTATCTCTACTAGCGCTACTTACCAGCTCAGAACTCGCTGGCTGTCAGCAAACCGTTGACAGTACTGCTGAGGAAACTGCATTAACGCTCCAGTCCATACCCGTTTCCGGTAAAGGGTTGCGGCCGATAACACACGAAGGTAGTCGCTACTTTCTGATCACCAGCGAGCAGCGCGGCTTAATCATACTGGATGATCAGCATAACCCCGTTGCTTCTCTCGCTGGACATTATTCTCAAAGCGATATGCGTGTGCTAAACGACGACACGATGCTAATTGTTGCGTTAGATAACAACAGCAACGAAACCCGGTTAATTCGTTATCAGTGGCAAAACAAGCAGTTTACGTCTCTACTCGCGTTGCCGGCTGACGAATCAGATATTGAAGCGGTTTGTCTGCAGCAATCGCAAGACAATTTAGGTATGTTTACCGCAGATACGCGAGGAATGATTACCCATTACGCTTTTACCCAAATTGGGCAGCCAGCACTGCACAATTTGAGAATTTTCTATTCCGGCCCTGGCATTAAAGCCTGCAGCGTAGCCGATAACACAAACACGCTTTATCTCGCTGACGAACACGCGGGAGTGTGGTTATATGACACGACACCAGAAGCAGGGGATGGCCGCCAGTTAGTTGCGCTGCCAGATGGCATGGGCGCCGAAGGAGTATCTGCACGACCTGACGGCACGGCATTGATTACCTCTCCCGATATGTCCGGCTATTGGCTATATCACAATGGCAACCTCTCATCTGAGACTCTATCGCCAGACGTAAAACCGGAAAGTATTCACGTTTCCCTGGAGGGAAATCAGTTTATTGCTGGGTTATATGACGATAACTCTGACCGCTTGTACTATTTTGCTGCTCCCGCCTACGCAGCCCAAGCAGCCCCAACTGCTGTAGCACCTGACCTTAGTCTTACTGCTGATATCGAAACCATGCCAGTAGCGCGTTTTGGTGATGCTGCAGACGACCCTGCAATTTGGGTTAACACACAAAACAGCGCTGCCAGCTTAATTATGGGGACAGACAAAAAAAGCGGTTTAAATATTTACAACCTCGACGGCACCTTACGTCAGCATCTTCCCGTGGGACGAGTTAATAACGTGGATTTACGCTACAACTGGAATTGGCTGGGAGAAACCGTGGATATCGCCGCTGCAAGTAATCGCTCAACTAACAATATAGATGTGTTTGCAGTAAATCGAGATTCACTCAACGTGCGCAAAATTGGAGCCATTCCCACAGATCTGGCAGATGTCTACGGTTTGTGTATGGCTCGTCTTGGTAATGATATCGATATTTTTGTCAATGGCACTGACGGACGCTTCGAACGTTATCGTCTTCAAGCAGATGGCGATGCAGTGCGAGGAAAACGCGTGGAACAATTTGCCATTGCCAGTCAACCTGAAGGATGTGTAGCGGATGACAATACCGCAACGCTTTACTTTGGTGAGGAAGAAAAAGGGGTATGGTTGAGAGATATCAGTAAGTTAGCCAGCGCAAATACTATGATTGCCAGCGTTAACGAAAAAGTACACGCTGATATTGAAGGTATGGCGCTATTTACCGTTGATGATAAGCAGTACCTGATTGTATCGAGCCAGGGAAACAACCGTTATGCTGTATATGAAACTACTGCTCCGTACCCGCTGCTAGGTACCTTTAACATTGTTGCTGATCTTAAGGGGAGAATTGATGGCGTTTCAGAAACAGATGGTTTAGATGCCTCGCATTTGCCACTTGGGGATCGCTTTCCTGATGGTCTTTTGGTGGTGCAGGATGGCCATAATATTATGCCAACGGATAAGCAGAACTTTAAACTGGTTGATGGAAAAAAACTCGCTTCTGCTATTCGCCAGTTACGGTAAGTTTTATACTAATTCACCTTAATATGATCACGCATCAAGGTGTGATTAATATCAATACTGCCGCGAGCAATCCACCTGCTCGCGGCAATATGTTTCTTATTAAATTCCAAAACTACATGGCGATTTTGCGGTAGCCTGATTGCAGTTGCTCATCAATCGCGCGTAATACCGCTGCACGGTTAATGGTTCCCACCAAACTGCCTTCATCATCAATCACCGGATAAACTCGCGGCCTTTCTTTTAGCAGCATTTGGGCCAGCTCCAGCACTGACGTATAAGGCTTAACTGTTAACGCCGGGGCATTCATAATTTCATGAACCCGACATACGTGCTCCCGATAGTAGCTTGACTCAATCATTCTTTGCAAACAATCCTGCTCGGATAAAAAGCCTACGACCCGCCCTTTCGCATCCACTACCGGCCCCCCTGTCTGCTTCGTTCGTAACAAACATTCTACGGCTTCCGCCACAGCCATTGTCTCTAAAAGTTTTACTGGATGCACGTTCATATAATCACACACTTCCAACGATATCATTTTGTCTCCCTCAGTATGGCCTTGTGAATGTTACTAACCTCACAACACGCTATTTTTATTTAGGGGTACAACCACTACGCGGTACGCCAGCTAAACCGCGTGGCGTATACGTAAAGCGTAGTAGGAGAAGTGTGTTTCAGCTATCTTTTCGATATATAAAAGGTTGTTTAAAGAGAAGTAGGAAGCCATTCCCGAAATATACCTACGGCCAATTTTCCATTTGTATCTATTTTTGCTCGATACATACCTTTTGAATTAAATGGCATGGCAATATTGCCCTGTGCGTCTATGGCGATTACGCCGCCGTCTCCACCCGCTTTTACTAATACATTGTTAATCACGTCGTCGGCAGCCTGTTCCAGACTATCGTGCTGATACTTAACCCGAGCGCATATATCTGCGGCCACGTGGTAGCGGATAAAATACTCGCCATGACCGGTAGCAGAAACGGCGCAACTGGCGTTATCGGCAAAAGTGCCAGCTCCGATTATCGGTGCATCGCCTATCCGCCCGTAACGTTTAGCGGTCATTCCCCCGGTCGATGTGCCAGCGACTATATTTCCGTGCTTATCCAGCACCACGGCCCCCACTGTCCCAAACCGTTCATTACTTCGCTGCCCGCCATGGGTTATGCCTGCTTTCTCCATTCGTGCTTTCGCTTGCCTGAGCGATTTAAGGCGCTTTTGTGTATCAAATATATGATTATCAACCGGTGACATGCCCTGCTCCTGGGCAAACGCTTCGGCACCCGCACCTGCCAACATGACGTGCGGGGAGACTTGCATCACTGCCAGCGCCGCCGCTATAGGGCTACGAATCGTTTTTACACCGGCTACAGCCCCGGCGTTGAGGGTACCGCCGTGCATTATCGAAGCATCCAGCTCATGTTCTTCATCATAGGTGTATACGGCGCCGATTCCGGCATTAAACAACGGTGAGTTTTCCAATATCTGAATGGTTTCTACCACCGCCTTTTCACCAGGCTCCCCCCTTTGTAGCAGCGCATAACCGTGCTCCACCGCTTTTTTTAAGGTGGCGGCATATTGCGCTTCCAATTCCGGGGTGAAATTTTCTTTTAATATGGTGCCAGCTCCGCCATGAATGGCAATAGCGACGGGCGCACTGTCTTTGGCATTAGCGACCCCGCCAAGTGTCATAGTTATAGCCAACAAACTTGTTATCAAATACCTTCTCACCTGCTTTATCCTTCTTCTAATCATGTTTGAGATCACCGCTTTACCTTACAGAAAAAGCCAAGAAAATGCAGTTTTTACCGTGTATGGCGCGCGATTGTTGTTAGGGCCTGTTACATACGACAAGTATTGCGTTAAACTGCCTTTTATTTCATGTATCCAGGAGTTAGCAGCAGGCATGAGCAATACTGAGCCCACTATGTTGTGGCACGATTATGAAACCTTCGGCGTCAGTCCACAAAAAGATCTGCCCTGTCAGTTTGCTGCCGTTCGCACCGATACGGATTTAAATCCAGTAGGCAAGCCTATCAACATCATGAACCAGATTGCGAACGATTATCTTCCTCAACCTGAAGCTTGTCTGGTTACCGGCATCACTCCTCAACTTACGCTGCGCGACGGCATGATAGAAGCAGAATTCGCTCGTCAGATTCACGAGGCGATGAGTTTGCCCAACACCTGCGTAGCCGGATACAACAGTATACGCTTTGACGATGAAGTCAGCCGCTATCTGTTTTATCGAAATTTCTATGATCCATATGGGCGCGAGTGGCGCAACGGGAATAGTCGCTGGGACATTATTGATTTGGTTCGCGCGTGTTACGCGTTACGTCCAGAAGGGATTGAATGGCCGCTACGGGAAGACGGTTCACCAACCTTTAAGCTTGAAGAACTGAGCAAAGCTAACAATCTTGACCATGGCCGTGCTCACGACGCGTTATCAGATGTCTATGCAACCATTGCTTTGGCCAAACTGATAAAAACCTGCCAGCCCAAACTTTATGATTATATGTATTCGCTACGCAGCAAGCACAACGTACTGGATAAATTCGATTTATCTAAGCCCTCGGTGTTGCTGCACATTTCATCGCGTTTGCCAGCAGCTCAAGGTTGTTGTACCTGGGTGATGCCAGTGGCCATGCACCCACACAACCCAAATGCAGTTATCGTTATTGATTTAGCCAAATCCCCTGACGTCCTTGTGAATGAGCCTGTTGAGGAGATCCGGGAGCGGCTTTATTCTTCCCAGGAAGATTTAGGAGATGTCAGCCGTCCCGGCTTAAAACTTATTCACATCAATCGTTCCCCATTTATCACCACAGCCAAAGCCATGACGCCAGAAAACGCACAACGGCTGGGAATGGATAGAGAGACGTGTCTGGCGAACTTCAAAGTTCTGGCAGCAGTACCTGATATTGTAGATAAAGCAGTAGCGGTTTATCAGCAGGAAAACGACAATACTCAGTATGACGCTGATCATGCGCTATATAGCGGTGGGTTTATAAACAACGAAGACCGCCGCTGGTGTGACGACGTACTGCAATCCGCGCCCGAAATGTTGGATACGCTGGGTGAACGCACGCAAAACATTCAGCTGCGTACTATGCTATTTCGATATCGCGCAAGAAACTACCCGCAAACGCTGACGGTCGATGAAACGCGACGGTGGCAGGCTCATCGGAAGGCAAGATTGACCGATAACACCTCACCCGCTAGCGTCACATTGGAGACCTATTTACTCACCATTGAACAGTTAGCCCAGCGCTATAACGGCGATGTAAAAAAACAAGGGATTCTCAGAGCACTTTATCAATACGCTGAAAACCTTTGACCTTAGAATTGAAAACACTATAGAGTAAGCGTTAAAGGTGCCTCGGTAGCTTGCCGATACCTGTATATACCAATACTAATAAGCCGATATGGAAGTAGTGATGATAGGCGTAACCATTTCTTTTGATGATTCTCGTAATTACGTTGATATAACGCTCGAACCTGCTGCATTTGAAAAGGAAGTCGACGTTAAGGCAATTCATGCTGAGTTGCTATCTGGCGAATTTGAGAAGCTGTATATCTCGCAAGGTTCGCTCAAATCAGCGTGTGACAAAGCCAATCATCACTTCAAAATCAAAGATAACACACCTGTCAAAGAAAGAATTGGTGAACGTCGCAATGCTGAAGTGGAATTTAAAATAGCCGAAGATGCCCTGAGTGTGAGGCTCATACTAACTGCCCCGTATGGCGGTCTATTACCCTCCGCGACTAATATCCGAAACATGGCGCTTGAGAATAAAATCAAACGGGGGATCGGGCTGAAGCGGATTGAAAACCTGTTAATTAAAGCGAAAGACGCTGAACCCGGAGAAATGGTAGAAGGTGAAATTGCCAAAGGACTACCGCCCCGCAACGGGCGAAACTCCCGCTTTGTTCCTTTAGTTCCCAATGCGCTTGAAAGAGTACTTCGGCCACAAGTCAGCGATGGTAGCCGCGTTGATATGCGTAATTTGGGTGAAGTGATATGCGTTAAAGTTAATGCAGAAGTACTTAAACGAATGCCGCCCGGCAAAGGTCGTAATGGCTACGATGTACGAGGAAATGTGCTGGAAGCTCGTGACGGCGAATGGCTGGATTTTAAAATGGGCAACGGCACAGCAGTGAGTAGTTCCAATCCTAATCTTCTGATATCGACCATCTCGGGAATGCCAAAGTATCAGGATATGGTGATGAATGTCGACGATACCTACATTTGTAGTGGTGTAAATGTCGGCACTGGCCATGTAACCTACGATGGAGCGGTATTGGTAAATGGCGATGTCACTGAAAAAATGTTGATAAAGGCCAGCGGCGACGTAACGATAAACGGCTTTGTTGAATCTGCTCGTATTGAATCCGGGGGTGATATTATTATTACCGAGGGCGCAATGGGAAAAGTGAATGACAACGCATCAAATTATAGTTGCCAACTCATTGCGACAGGGAGCATCCATGTTCAACACGGTCAGGGAATCGATATTCAATGTTCAGGCAACATTACTATCGGCAGGCAGCTCGCTTACAGTCGGTTACGTTGCGGCGGTTCTGTGACTGTAGGGCAAATTGATAATCCTCAGGGCAATTTGTTTGCCTGTGATATTGTCAGTCAAGCCGCTGTTACAGCAGGTACTTTAGGCGCCGTATCAGGCAGTACCCTGAAAATAGATTTTAGCCCCGGTTTTAATTTGCTTCTTGAACGAAAAGACACCCTTGATGAGTTGCTTCGCCATCTACGGGAAAATAATATCCGTCATAAAGAAAAAATAGACTTGATTAAGCAGAAATTAGTGCCGTCAGAATTACACCAGAAAGTAGAAGACGCACTGGAGCTATATAAAAACGAAACCGCGCTACTCCACTGGATAGAAATGAAAGCGTTGGAAATGAAGCAAGCAAAAGACAGTTATCAAAGAGACATTAAATTGGTCGCGAATAAGCGTTTATACGCAGGTGTGTCCGTCAAACTGAACAATCGCAGCTGGCGCTCGGAGCGAGAGTACGACCGCTCAGCAGTAAAATATGAAGGGCACCAATGGCACTACCAGCCTATTGTGTAGGTGCTGTCTGGTTGTGTAGCCCGGTTACCCCGATGTGCAGGCTTTATGACAACCGTGTCGTCGAGCCTGGTACAGCGCTCTGCAGGCATCATCATACCATTCAGGAAAGTGTTGGCTTTCTTTAAGTGCAGCAATGCCTATTGCTACCTGCAAGGTAGTATCGAGCGCTTCTACCTGCTTGGGAATTGCAGCCAATAGCCTGTCAGCAAGCACTTTGGCCGCATTTATTTCGGTTTGAGGGCATAAAATAATAAATTGTTCTGAAACCAACCGGGCCGCAATATCTACTTCTCGCACTGAATTCAGACATGCTGATGCAACTGCTTTTAATACTTCATCTTTATCATGACGCGCCTGCGCGCGAGCTGGCGAGGCAGAGCTTACCAATTCAACGACTATTAAACTAGCCGGCGAATGAAAGCGCTGGAATCGGGATATCTCTTCTTCTGCTTTGTGCATGATATAGTTACGGTTGTAGAGGCCGGTGACTAAATCATGGGTAGAGAGAAATTCGAGCGTGCGGTTTTTGTCCAGCAATGATAACTGCAGCGTTTCAATTTCTTCGTTTTTTTGAATAATTTGGCGACGACACTGCTCTGCTATCCGTCTTCGCCATATCAGCATACCTATAAACATGATACTGATAATTAATACCGCTATTAGCAGGCTGTAATCACTTTTTGAGATAACACGGACATTATTCCAGCGTTTATAAATATCTACTTGCCGAGATTCCGGAATGGCGCTAATTGCGCTGTTGAGCTTGGGGATCAGAAACGCATACTGCTTATTCACGCCGAAGCGAAGAGAGTCGTAAGGTTCTGCATAACCAACAATAGCAAATTTTTTATAATCTCTACTGATAATAGCGGCATTAATGCTAAGTAAAGCACCCACCATTACGTCTATCTCACCGCTGGCAAGTTTGTTTAATCCATCACTTTCCGATTCCACGTATTCGACATTGATACCAGGATAATAACGGGCTAGATATTCAGCATGGCGATAGCCGCTCACTACCCCAAGTAAACGATCGCCTATTCCCGCGTATCCTTGCAAAATAGAAGTATCATCACGAGCGACCAATACGTTGGGCGCTTCAAAATAGGGTTGTGAAAAAACAAGAAAACGGCGGCGAGACGGGCTGCTATTCATCATGGCAGCGACCATACAAGTACCAGATTCTACATAGGCAAGGGTTTGGTCCCAGTTCTCTGTAGGCACCAAAACAAAATTATAGCCTGTTATTTCGGCAACAAGCTTTAGATAATCTGCCGATATTCCAATGTGCTTGCCATTACGAACAGCTTCGTAAGGCATCCAGTTGGGATCTACGCAATATGTAACATCTTCTGCTAATACTCTGGGCGACGATATCGCTGTTCCAAGCAGAATTAAAAAGAATGTGAAGACGTCTTTCGACTTACACAATAACAAACGCAAATTCCTGATTACCCACACTAATTACGATGTAGCAGTATCTCTTTTACAGTAAGTAAATGCAAACTAAGACCCGCTTGCACAGGTATAGGTTTTAATTGAACCGTTTGTTATACAGATAAAGGAAACCTTTAGAAAAAATTCCTTCACGGGCCGGCGTTTACGACAAGCACATGATTGATACTAATCCGTATTAATTTAAGGATAGATTACGCCTTACTCATAAAAAAGCCCCTCTTTGGAGGAGGGGCTTACCGGGAATTACCAAAAGGTTAACATCTCTTATGCACTACGACGGCGAGATACCATAAAGCCCATCGCCACTACAAATAATGCGAAAACAGAAGGTTCAGGCACTACTAACTGGATATCGTTAGAAACAATCATCGGAAGATTAAAGGAGTCAAAAACATCCAGGAAATTGGACTCTGGGTTATACTTGTCATACGTTAACTGGTAACTCCAGTTGTCATCATAAATAGTTTCCAATACATCAAAATATAGAAACTCCAAACCTGCTGCAACATTAGCAGTATCGATAATGGCTTCAAAATCGAAAAATTCTAAAAGCGAATTTCCCAGAATCGATAACCCTACCAGCGAGAAGTCGTCAGTATCATAGCTACTGACTAGACCAGTATTTAACAACGAATCATCCAAATTCATTGTAATCTGGCCCACCTTCACGCTGCCTTCAACAATAATGGATTGGTTGATAATTGCGGCGTTGGAAGAAGTTGCAAATAATAAAGAACAACTCATTAATACTGCTGCACTACATAGACGCTTTAACGATTTCATTTATTTTCCCTTAATGTGTATTTCAAGACGGGGCGCTCAGCGCCCCTAGTTTTTGTTTTACGGTTGTACTTCCAGTACTGTTGTACCTTGAGCAACACCATTTTCATCATAGAAAGTCACTGCACCCATATACAGCGTATCTTCCTGCAGCCCGTTCGTGATAATGCGAACATCATTGTAACGACCTTCGATTGCACGGCTGGACATAGAAATGCGAGTAGTGGATTGGGCTTGATCTGCAATCCATACTGGCATATCAAAATCGATAGACTCAGCACCTGGTATTGAATAGGCATGAGTCATAGCGATATAAAAGTTACCTGCTGGACCGTTAGCAG
Coding sequences:
- a CDS encoding TonB-dependent receptor; the protein is MPMKYRLTPLAKATLLACSLTLVTPVSAADNGMIVGQLSNADNSRVFAGARVTIKELNLSTESRRDGSFHFAALPAGNYTLQASYLGAQPFTQVVTVEEGEINTLTITLSSGNNAIADILVRGQRSGQASAINQQRVADNISSVVSADAIGQFPDQNAAESLQRLPGLSIERDQGEGRFVGIRGIDPNLNNVTINGLNIPSPESGVRSVALDVIPSELIQTLEVSKSVTSDMDADAIGGTIAVKSVSAFDHKEDTASLTIQGSQNTLRDKTSPKLSGSMTHKFSQQVGIAAALSWFDREFGSDNIESNGDDELEQRFYTINRERLGGAVNLDYRPDFNNQYFIRTLYSEFSDDEYRQGNIFTFDEEDSEIARESKDRYETQSIFTVTAGGEHQLDVWDLAWQLGYAKSDEDEPDALYYTFITENASIDADLATSIPQVVQNNDAMDLSTYDLDEISFEDNYTKDVETSVKIDIKRAVDYGRYKGEIKFGTKYRSREKDRNSQIFIYDGDVAGIDSATFGTSAPDWGLGEFGPGLNRQLLRENFNESRSELELVALDSELESKGASYVNEEDIFAAYAMTSVDIGKLHIVAGLRYEITDFSTRGMRVELVADEQADIEQVVNTPWESARDYDYLLPSVNLRYSISEDVIIRAAFTQTLSRPSFEDVAAYQIIETTTQEEEGGFVTEREATVGNPLLNPYEADNFDLSVEYYPGDIGVLSAGLFYKKIDNFIVYADVAGSEEWVGYDEVVQAINGSSADLSGIELSWVKAFNNGFLVSANSTFSTSDATTLFDGEEIDMSLPNQSDRVGNLTVGYEANDWSLRLTMSYKSENLEELDGDMIRIEDDHQQVDFMAKYFINEDMQIYFNAINLNDEPFYHYFDQRDRNAQYEEYGRTFQLGFTWQIR
- a CDS encoding phytase, translated to MKKISALSLLALLTSSELAGCQQTVDSTAEETALTLQSIPVSGKGLRPITHEGSRYFLITSEQRGLIILDDQHNPVASLAGHYSQSDMRVLNDDTMLIVALDNNSNETRLIRYQWQNKQFTSLLALPADESDIEAVCLQQSQDNLGMFTADTRGMITHYAFTQIGQPALHNLRIFYSGPGIKACSVADNTNTLYLADEHAGVWLYDTTPEAGDGRQLVALPDGMGAEGVSARPDGTALITSPDMSGYWLYHNGNLSSETLSPDVKPESIHVSLEGNQFIAGLYDDNSDRLYYFAAPAYAAQAAPTAVAPDLSLTADIETMPVARFGDAADDPAIWVNTQNSAASLIMGTDKKSGLNIYNLDGTLRQHLPVGRVNNVDLRYNWNWLGETVDIAAASNRSTNNIDVFAVNRDSLNVRKIGAIPTDLADVYGLCMARLGNDIDIFVNGTDGRFERYRLQADGDAVRGKRVEQFAIASQPEGCVADDNTATLYFGEEEKGVWLRDISKLASANTMIASVNEKVHADIEGMALFTVDDKQYLIVSSQGNNRYAVYETTAPYPLLGTFNIVADLKGRIDGVSETDGLDASHLPLGDRFPDGLLVVQDGHNIMPTDKQNFKLVDGKKLASAIRQLR
- a CDS encoding CBS domain-containing protein, translated to MISLEVCDYMNVHPVKLLETMAVAEAVECLLRTKQTGGPVVDAKGRVVGFLSEQDCLQRMIESSYYREHVCRVHEIMNAPALTVKPYTSVLELAQMLLKERPRVYPVIDDEGSLVGTINRAAVLRAIDEQLQSGYRKIAM
- a CDS encoding isoaspartyl peptidase/L-asparaginase family protein; the encoded protein is MTLGGVANAKDSAPVAIAIHGGAGTILKENFTPELEAQYAATLKKAVEHGYALLQRGEPGEKAVVETIQILENSPLFNAGIGAVYTYDEEHELDASIMHGGTLNAGAVAGVKTIRSPIAAALAVMQVSPHVMLAGAGAEAFAQEQGMSPVDNHIFDTQKRLKSLRQAKARMEKAGITHGGQRSNERFGTVGAVVLDKHGNIVAGTSTGGMTAKRYGRIGDAPIIGAGTFADNASCAVSATGHGEYFIRYHVAADICARVKYQHDSLEQAADDVINNVLVKAGGDGGVIAIDAQGNIAMPFNSKGMYRAKIDTNGKLAVGIFREWLPTSL
- the sbcB gene encoding exodeoxyribonuclease I; translated protein: MSNTEPTMLWHDYETFGVSPQKDLPCQFAAVRTDTDLNPVGKPINIMNQIANDYLPQPEACLVTGITPQLTLRDGMIEAEFARQIHEAMSLPNTCVAGYNSIRFDDEVSRYLFYRNFYDPYGREWRNGNSRWDIIDLVRACYALRPEGIEWPLREDGSPTFKLEELSKANNLDHGRAHDALSDVYATIALAKLIKTCQPKLYDYMYSLRSKHNVLDKFDLSKPSVLLHISSRLPAAQGCCTWVMPVAMHPHNPNAVIVIDLAKSPDVLVNEPVEEIRERLYSSQEDLGDVSRPGLKLIHINRSPFITTAKAMTPENAQRLGMDRETCLANFKVLAAVPDIVDKAVAVYQQENDNTQYDADHALYSGGFINNEDRRWCDDVLQSAPEMLDTLGERTQNIQLRTMLFRYRARNYPQTLTVDETRRWQAHRKARLTDNTSPASVTLETYLLTIEQLAQRYNGDVKKQGILRALYQYAENL
- a CDS encoding DUF342 domain-containing protein → MIGVTISFDDSRNYVDITLEPAAFEKEVDVKAIHAELLSGEFEKLYISQGSLKSACDKANHHFKIKDNTPVKERIGERRNAEVEFKIAEDALSVRLILTAPYGGLLPSATNIRNMALENKIKRGIGLKRIENLLIKAKDAEPGEMVEGEIAKGLPPRNGRNSRFVPLVPNALERVLRPQVSDGSRVDMRNLGEVICVKVNAEVLKRMPPGKGRNGYDVRGNVLEARDGEWLDFKMGNGTAVSSSNPNLLISTISGMPKYQDMVMNVDDTYICSGVNVGTGHVTYDGAVLVNGDVTEKMLIKASGDVTINGFVESARIESGGDIIITEGAMGKVNDNASNYSCQLIATGSIHVQHGQGIDIQCSGNITIGRQLAYSRLRCGGSVTVGQIDNPQGNLFACDIVSQAAVTAGTLGAVSGSTLKIDFSPGFNLLLERKDTLDELLRHLRENNIRHKEKIDLIKQKLVPSELHQKVEDALELYKNETALLHWIEMKALEMKQAKDSYQRDIKLVANKRLYAGVSVKLNNRSWRSEREYDRSAVKYEGHQWHYQPIV
- a CDS encoding diguanylate cyclase, which encodes MLLCKSKDVFTFFLILLGTAISSPRVLAEDVTYCVDPNWMPYEAVRNGKHIGISADYLKLVAEITGYNFVLVPTENWDQTLAYVESGTCMVAAMMNSSPSRRRFLVFSQPYFEAPNVLVARDDTSILQGYAGIGDRLLGVVSGYRHAEYLARYYPGINVEYVESESDGLNKLASGEIDVMVGALLSINAAIISRDYKKFAIVGYAEPYDSLRFGVNKQYAFLIPKLNSAISAIPESRQVDIYKRWNNVRVISKSDYSLLIAVLIISIMFIGMLIWRRRIAEQCRRQIIQKNEEIETLQLSLLDKNRTLEFLSTHDLVTGLYNRNYIMHKAEEEISRFQRFHSPASLIVVELVSSASPARAQARHDKDEVLKAVASACLNSVREVDIAARLVSEQFIILCPQTEINAAKVLADRLLAAIPKQVEALDTTLQVAIGIAALKESQHFPEWYDDACRALYQARRHGCHKACTSG